AAATACAGACACAGGAAGAAAGGCGGCAACATAGAGGACAGAGCTTGTCAATCCCTCATTGAGATGAATCAAGAGCACAGCTGTAGCAGTGAAGGCGAGCATGGTCGTCACTAgcgagaagaaaagaaaggcaAATCCTAAATGCAGCCTGAGCGGAAGAGATTGATGGAAGTTTTTGAACTCAAACGGAGATGTCAAGATCGAGAGAAACGTGACGAGAGAAGACAATGAGCTGATGAGTGAGACAACGTCTGTGATGATAAAGGTAGTGAAGAAAGGAGAATGACGGAGAACAGGAACACCGCCTGAACTGTAACCCCCGGGAGCAGTGTAGGCGGCTGCAAAGACCACAGTGGCCACTAGAGCTGCCACGGCCGAGCATGACTGAGCAGTGCCTCTTATCCATGTTTGTGCCGACCGAAGAAGCTTTGCATGCTCACTATTAAAGAGCTCCTCCGCTGTCATACCCATGTTGTTGCGGTGCATGATGTAATGAGGAGGCATTATCTTTCTCACGCGCTACCAACAAATTCGTAAAACTAACTATTAATGTATGAATTAACCATTTCAATTCTTAGTCTGTCATATTTTTGTTTCCAATATGAATAAAAGGAAGGCtcattatgtttttatttttaattttaatttttgatggAGAGAATATAACTAAGGCCAGAGTCACTCACCACCATCCAACGTAATTCTTCTTGCAATTGCAACGCAGGACCACTTACACTTTGAGTGTCTGGAGAGTAATATGTCATATCTGCAGCTCGATGCAATATGGTATTTCCATCACTGTCAATCCTCGAAGTTAACCTCGACGTTATCGATCTGCTTCTCTTCACAAGCCTAAATATCTGCAACTGACGGTGCTTAATAGACATATGCAAAATGTTTTGTTGATTGTCGATATCGTGCGCCTCAACCGCCTGAGGATGTTCCTCAAACATCTTTTTCACGAGAGGTAATATTCCGGTGCTAGTTGCTATAAGCAGTGGGGTGTAGTTATAAAtagtatatttttttgtttctcttccaTCACCACCAATAGCAGCACTATCTTTCTGTAAGGACACCAACGAAATTGTCTTGTCTTCCTCTGTTTTCTTACTTTCTACCCACGAATAGTCTTTCTCTACGAGCAGATGAGTGAGCTCCGatagtgatttttctttttttatttgcttcACGATCGAAAACACTCGAGGCCATCCTGTGTATGATTGATCATGCATATATAGGATTAAAATTAGCAATATAGTTAACTTTGTTTAGAAAAGAGTTATTGGAATTGACTGTCCTAGTTAATAAAGGATTAAAACTAGGAATTGATTGTACATTACTCACTTGTATTAAAAATGGGAGGCAATCTTGGTTTCCTACAAAGATTCTAATAGGAGAATCGCAAGGATATATTGTTTGTCAATATAAATAGTAGTCACTGCTCTCACAGAAAAATACTCTCATTAGACATTGTTTAATTGAGTAGTGTGTATCTAACAGAGAGAAGAAACTTATTATTAAAGTCGACTATAACTTCATCTTCTTTGATTTGTAAAGGTCAGATTATTCTTGCATGTTCATCATTTAGTCTATATAATTAAGAATTGAACAAAGCATACAATTCATAGGAGCAAAACAACATAAGACAATAATATATTATGTTCGATTTATTATATTCGAGGTTTGAGATTTATTTACTTGAGAGCGTCTTCGACAAGCAAGCCGTGGAAAACTGTGGAATCCATCTGCTCTCTCTATCACCGTCCCCATCAACATTATCATCTTCAGAGAGGCCTGAATAATATATGTAATGAAGATAGAAAAGGAAGCAGAAATATGATCTCATCCTAAATTCTACTCTTGCACTCCATTAGCATGAGTAAAACAACTGTTTTTACTAGAGTACAGGTAATTAGTATAGTTAAAGTGTTGTGAAATTGTTTAATCCGAATATCATGTACATAGTATTACATACTAGCTGCTAGATTAAAGTCCTATGTtatatatgcatgtggaatgaagcTACGGAGAACATAAAAAGAGATTAGAGAGaaatggagtttttttttttttttttttttatgtttttaattattgttaTTTACTATACACATTATTGTATTTAATGTAagcgcggggggggggggggggggggtgggcaTAATTGGGAGTTTATATCGATGTGGTATACAATTCCTCTTCTCTTAAATAATAGTATAGACACGTACATTTATGAATAAGCATCTTCCATAAGCTTTTGCGATAGTAAACTTGGAAGGCAGATGGCATCTGGGCTAGCAATTGAAGGCTTGTGAAACCATCGTCTTCCCTTCTTTTTGCAAGATACGGGTACTTTTTCAGTAACCAAACAGCAGTTTCTGCATGATATATGAAAAGTGGAAACAGAACAGAAGAAAGAATGTTAATCAAACAACTGAATGACTTATTATCGCAATTTAGCTGATTTTACGAAAGTAAATATTATGATAGCCTCTTGCCACACATCTACCCGTGTGTCAATTGGTTATTTAatgttttattcttttattaaaaaattgtatttacatgttttttaaatataaataaaaatagatatgTCAGAAACTACCCTAATGTGCGTGAGGTAATTTCATTTTGGATTCTACAGTTTTGTCTCTTATGCCTTCCACAGTGGGCTGGAAAAAGTGAGTGTGATACCACTATATTGGACTCATATAGAATCATACTCTTACAATGGATGGAAAAATTTGAGTGTGAGactaatatattgaactcacaCTGGTGTCACCGTAGTGTTACAGGTATTAAACTCAAATTGCCTAATTCCTATATTTAGGTATCACACTCACTTAAACTACTGAATGTCTTATTACTAATTAAATTACATTCTTTGAAAATTTAAAGAGAAGAGGGGCATCTTTCAAAAGTACACAAAAATGACACACTTGCTCAATCTTATATAACATACGCCTTGGAGGAGCCCCCCAATACAAACAAAcccaactatatatatattaattattatctAACTTCGATGAATAATGCTATTTTGAAtgttgaaagagagagagagagagagagagagagagagagagaccaaaATGTTGGTTAATGACAGCGATATGAAGAACGGACATGCGATCAACGTCTCTGGTTAAGTGGTGCTCTATATTCGCATTTTGTTTGTTGAAATAGTCGACTAACTTTGTGTGACCGTAAGAAGCTGCCCTGTAGAACGGCGTTTCTCCTAAGTTGTTCTTGATCTCCACAATACGTATAGAGCTAGCTTCAACATCCGGCTCATACTCATTGTCTTGGCCAGCATCCCGTCTAGCAATTAGCTCTCTAGTGCTGGTATCGTGGCTTACCAACAGCACTGCCGCTTTCAGGTTTCCCGATGCCGCCACCTCGTGGAGGATGGTGTTCCCGTGGCTATTCTGCAGCGCCAAGGCATTCCGTAAATTCCGAGGGTCGTCGTTGGTCGCAGTTCTCACAAGGGAAATCAAGAATTCAAGCACGTCGTTCCGCCCGGCAAAGGCTGCGACGTGAAGTACAGTGTCTTTGTTCGTTGTCAATGGACTGGATACCTCTTCCCAGTTTCCCTTATAGTGTTGTTTCAGGCGTTCCCAGTTGTCGTACATGGCCCATTGATATGGATCTTTTGTTCGACTCAGTGCCACTCCCTCTCCTTCTATTTTCTCATCTTTTTCTCTCTGTTTCTTCaacctctcatctctctcttccatctctctctctctctctctctctctctctctctctctctctctctctctctctctctctctcgtacaGTTTACAAAGTGACAGTACTGCATGTAAGTCATTTGCTTCATTGATAGTCCATATTATGGCCTTTTTTATGTACAATCGTCACCATCAGGCTAGCTAGATGGTAAACTGCACATAGGTACGTTGCTTAATCAAGAAACAAAGTTAAAGAACAACTTCAAAGTTCACTACGATTATTAAATATGCAATTTTCATCAAAGAATTAGATGCTTTCAAACTATATAATTTCAGACGTTGCTTAATCAAGAAACAAAGTTCAAGAACAACTGCAAAGTTCTCTACGATTATTAAATATGCAATTTTGATCTAAGAAATTGATGCTTTCAAACTATATAATGTCAAAAGCTGAAAAATGAGGGTTTTGAAAAGATTCAAAGTTAACAGCTGTCTTCTTCCCAGCCTTATGGTAAAGTGTGTTAGCATTGATCCACATGGTTTCGGTTTTGAAGGCTAGTATCGCAGAGAAAGAAGATAAGTAATTATGATTCAAATCCAAAAAGAAGATTAGAAGTgaagaaaagtaagaaaaaaacATAACTAGCTTTGCTTTGTTTCCTTGAGAAGTTAAGGTGACAAAAATCTTCGCTTGCTTCGTTACTTTTTCTTTGAGTTCTTGGTTTTTAagagggagaccaaatttttaaactaaatttgcaaactaaaagATGTGTCATTAATATGAAATAAGCACGATAATCaaaatttaagtaataatccaatcattaccatccacatcatttggtttagaaatttagtctccctagcattacccttattTTTTTAGGGGAGGATGATATTCTAGCCTTTAGTGTTGgtcacgagagatttttcaatgtgtcggGGTGTAAGATTGCTGGAGGaaatcttaattgaatgaaaaagtAATTAATCGAGGTtaattttgttgactttttgtaCATTCTTATTATCTCGGAATTCTTAATTTAGCATGATTTCATGTAAATTAGTTCTTTCCTTATTGATATGATTGTATCATCTTATGAATTCCTCCTTGAGAGATGAATAGACATATAATACACAATTccaaaagcattctcttcttgaCGCCAAAGCCATGTcgtaaaaataggaaaaaactTAGCTGTGTGCGGTAGCATTACCGTGTCTCAACTATGTTTGATGCGCCGTTGACCAGCGAGCGACTATCGTCGTTGCTGACAATAGATTAGCAAGCAACTGTTGTCATTACTACTCCTCTCTGAATTCGAAATGAACAGCGAGCGACGAGTGTCGTTGCTGCCCAGATTTCTTTGAAATCAGTTTCAATCAGAAACCCATAACCCAATCATCAGTTTGCCGTAGAGTCTGCTGCCCACCAGTGCACCGGTGCCCACGCACCAAACCTGAATCACCGTGTTATGATCCTGTGATTGCTTCGGTCACAAGTACTAGGAATTGGGCCAAAATGTAATAAGTGAGATTGAGTTGAGGGGTTTATTTGCTATTTGTAATTCTGTAGGAGAGTTTGTTTACAATTTCTGTCTTTTATTGCCATGTGGCACATTTCAAATGTGTATTGGGCTAActacatagccatatgttccctctcTTCTAAAGGTTGGAaaggaattaaaaataattttacaaaaaatattcagcttcttcttctctcttcttccacCGCAATTTCTGATCTTGTAAGCAGGTCAGGGTTGAGCCTCGCCGGATTCTGGTGCTATCATTGGTATCAGCCTCTGATCCTGGTTTACTTCCGTGCACGCCCCGTGCAACTACCACCAATCGTCTCTCTGCGAGGGACGGCTGTGTTGGTGCGCTAGAAGCTTCCATGGTTTCTCTTCATTCCTTGGTCGACGAAGCGGTGTCTGCTACTCTTGACACTAAATTGCAGCTCTACTTCGAGCAATTCCGTGGCGAACTATAATTTCAGCCGGACGGTAGTGGCCTTGCGGGTCCCGTGGTTACTGAATGTTCCGATCATCGTGCAACTGCACCAGATCCACATCCTCGGAGTCCGATTCGTGTTGGCAATGATCACCCACCATGACCGCCATGGATTCAGCGAGTTGAGTTTCCTCGTTTTGTTGATGGCGAGGATCCGCTTGCTTGGATTTATAAGGAGGAGCAGTTCTTCTCCTTCTACAACACTCCCGCTGCGCAGCGTGTCCTTACTGCTTCCTTCCATTTCGATGGTGAAGTCTTGCAGTGGTTTAAGTGGAGAGACTGTTTGCGCACTACTCCGACCTGGGAGGAGTTCACTCGAGCCTTATGCATGGAGTTTGGGCCATTCGAGTTTGAGGACACTGCAGAAACACTCTTCAAACTGCATCATACAGGTACTCTGAAGGATTACATCTTCGAATTTAGGTGTTTGGCTAATCGCACTCCTGATATTGGTCTTGTATTGCTTAAACCTGCTACTGTGCATGATGCGATTGCAATTGCGGTCCAATTAGATGCCAAACTGAGTTAAAAGAGTAGTCGGGTTAAATCCTCCCGTATTGAAACACCAGCTTGCACCTACCACTGTTACTCCTCCTACTGTGCCTAGAGGCAACAAGAAACATAAACTGTCACACTAACAAGCAGCAAGACGGCGGCATCAAATTCCATTGCAAAAACAAGAACGCATCCACAACACCAGAGGTTAAAAAGAGACTAGCCGTCTCAACACAACGAACAAATGAGGCAGTCACTCATACGATAGGATAGTCAACcagaacataaaaaaaaaaaattaaaaaaaaaataaaaatttatgttttgaGCCCTCAGGccaatttcataaacagtaaTCACTAAAAGCTCACCATTTACGAACACCATCGGATCACCAccagaaataataaaaatactaacaataatgaagcagcagcagcagccaaATGGCAATGATCAGCGTGGCGCAGTAAACGACAGCTTAAAATGAAGCACTGTTTCACAAAATGACATTCCATCATTAGGCTTATTAAGAAAGGGTGACTAAAAGTATCATTAAAAAGCCAACCATACACGAATACCACAACCATAGAATTCCTTCTATGAACAAACTGGAGACATGCATACCACAGCCACACACACGCAGCAGATAGAGAAATTATCGAATTAtacaaaagaagcaaaaaatGAGATAAAACTGAAGGAACAGTTTTAAAGTAAGCACAAAACATGACTCCTTACTCTCTATCCCAAAAAAAATACTGATTACTGAAGCAAAAAAAATACTGACTCATCACAAGGCTCCCCACTTTGCAAGGCTCGAGAGGACGTCTGTCGTACGCAGCCTTACCTTTACTTTGCAAAGAGGCTGTTTCCACGACCCGTGACCTTTGGCCACAAAGGAGCAACCTTTCTGTTGCGCCCCTAGCAATATTAAAGCCAAAGGCAAATTAAAGggaaacaaaatatttgtttgtatatacgaATACTGATAAGAAAGAGATGCACCAATTGCCAACATACCTTAAACATGAAAACTAATAAACAGCCATTTACACAACACCACTTGGGTAgtaaaagtaaacaaaaaaatagcCCTCAGATCTTACTATATCCTGAATCCAAATTCAAGAATTCTGAGCTTTCATTTTCATTCACAGGCACATCCTGAATGACAgcaccagcagcagcaacaacaacaaacgcCACCACCATAAAGAGTAGATGGTTACTCTTAACGATAGATTAATACGAAGCGAAGATGCTCATAAAGAAATCAAACGAACACCAAAGAACATGAGTCTGCATCATTGGGCAAAATGTGTAAGCTGTACCACGCCATATATGCAAGAAGCAACACTTAATAATTTCCAACTTGTTGCACAAACCaagcagaaagaaaaacaaacccACAGATACTCTGAGATTGTCATTGTAAAGATAACCACATCACAGACAACATAACTATTTTCAGTTGACTGAGGTCTCataataattgttgaattaGCATTTCaagccagagagagagagagagagagagagatcgaggATGGTGGCGTTGATGATGTCGATGACTAGTACAGCAAAAATGATAGAAAAGGCTCCTAATTACAATCCACAGAAACTGAACATAGACTTATCAAGAATATGGTTAGTATTTTATCTGACTCATTTAGAAACAAACAATCGAGCTTGAAATCATCTGTTTTCAGTGCATCACTGTTTATTCGCCGAATTAGATAAGCTAGtgttccatatatatatttataaaggatggtgctatccacacacccctttttacctcTAACACACTCATCTCAATTTCCGGCCATTGAATCAAATGAATTGTAGAAGATCAAAATGACAACAACAGGTGTGTGGGAGGTACAAATTTGTGTAGTTTTACTGTTTGCATGTTGTCAACTAAAATATTCCAGACAAGCATGTGTTTTCTGTAATGATGTTTTAATTATTACATTTGTGAAATTGCGTTAAACCCTAAGACCATAGTTTCTCAACAACAAACATTTGCAACATGAAAATTCACCAACAATTTGGCATAAAAGTAAAATGAGAAAGAACCTCACCTGCAAAAGGTGATTTCTCTTTCTCTAATTAGCATGTAGTACCAATAGCACTAGAACTCCAGGACTCGTTCTGTTGGACTAAGAATACCAAACAGTCCAAGTTTTCTTAGTTGATAGTGTTGAGTCTTCAATTGAATAAAGGCTCCTTGACAAGAAGATTAACTTTTTCGTTTAAAAATTTGAGTACAtcttctcttccttcttttaTCAGCAACTGCCTTAATCTCCCAAAAGTCACACCTGCTGGCCGAATCCCCTTCTCTACCATCTCTTCCAGTAAGACACAAGCCTTTGAAACATTTCCCTTCTCACAATATCCATTTATAAGGACTGAATATGTGTGCATGCTCGGGACAAACTGCTTCAACTTCATGTACTTCCAGACTTTATGAGCCATCTTCAACTCATTTCTCTCACAAAACATCTTTATCATCATTGTATACGTATCTGCATCTGGTTCGCATCCTTTGATCATTTTGCGAAAGACACTAAATGCCTCCTCAGTCTCTTCACGATCAATCAAACTATTTAAAATGACATTGCAAGTCCTTGAATTGGGAGTAACGCCTTTGGAATTCATATCGTTTAAGACCCTATAGACGTTCTTGAACTTGTTAGCCTTACAAAAAGCACCGATCAAGGCATTGTACACAACCACATCAGCCCTTATTCCATTCCTTTCCATCTCCAAGAATGCAGCAACAGCATCTTCAATCCTGTTTTCAACCCCATACGTATGCACCAAAACACTATAAATAAAAGACGTCGGCGTACAACCACTATCATCCATGCCCCGAACAATATCAACGGCTTCATCCACCCTCCCTGCCTTGCAAAGAACATCAACCATGATATCATAAGTCACTATATCAGGATTGCAACCTGCATCAATCATTTCTCTGAACACCTCCCTCGCTTTAGGCAAATTCGGATCCTTCCCCCATCCACTAATCAATATACTATAGGTCTTTGAGTCTGGCTCAAACCAATCCTTCATTTTATCAAAAACCTCCTGAGCCTTCCTCACATTCTTGGACTTACACAGAGCACTCAGCAGGTCATTGAACGCCGCTAAATTTGGGGCACAATCATACTTCTCCATAACATTAAACGTATAAAGTGCTTCCTCAACTTTCTGTGCCCTGGCATACTTCCTCATAATGATTCCAAACGTCTCCATATTCTGCATCCTCTTCGACCTCATCAAGTTCACAAGCTCCCACATGATCTGGTACTGCCTGATCTTGGCCAAAGATTCAATCATAGCATGGTAGGCCTTAACACTATGCGTATAATTTTGCTGCTTCCCCGCCCACTCAAAGAACCGGTATGCAACCATACCGGCATTGTTGAATCTCGTGAGAACTTCCTCTACCATTTCAGGTGAAATTCGGATCCCGGTTTGGTCAAGGGCAGTATCAAGAGCAAGTGTTGGGCAGGACATCATAATTTTGCAAAGTC
This genomic stretch from Pyrus communis chromosome 2, drPyrComm1.1, whole genome shotgun sequence harbors:
- the LOC137725774 gene encoding pentatricopeptide repeat-containing protein At1g77360, mitochondrial-like, which translates into the protein MAIRLQKCGERLGFGLMKLTRNYCSTEPMREFSDPTKRLCKIMMSCPTLALDTALDQTGIRISPEMVEEVLTRFNNAGMVAYRFFEWAGKQQNYTHSVKAYHAMIESLAKIRQYQIMWELVNLMRSKRMQNMETFGIIMRKYARAQKVEEALYTFNVMEKYDCAPNLAAFNDLLSALCKSKNVRKAQEVFDKMKDWFEPDSKTYSILISGWGKDPNLPKAREVFREMIDAGCNPDIVTYDIMVDVLCKAGRVDEAVDIVRGMDDSGCTPTSFIYSVLVHTYGVENRIEDAVAAFLEMERNGIRADVVVYNALIGAFCKANKFKNVYRVLNDMNSKGVTPNSRTCNVILNSLIDREETEEAFSVFRKMIKGCEPDADTYTMMIKMFCERNELKMAHKVWKYMKLKQFVPSMHTYSVLINGYCEKGNVSKACVLLEEMVEKGIRPAGVTFGRLRQLLIKEGREDVLKFLNEKVNLLVKEPLFN